One window of Streptococcus suis genomic DNA carries:
- a CDS encoding metal ABC transporter ATP-binding protein: protein MRYITVEDLSFYYDKEPVLEHIHYHLDSGEFVTLTGENGAAKSTLIKATLGILKPKIGQVTISEKSTKGKKLRMAYLPQQIASFNAGFPSTVLEFVRSGRYPRQGWFRRLTAHDEEHVKKSLDSVGMWEHRDKKLGSLSGGQKQRAVIARMFASDPDIFILDEPTTGMDSGTKDAFYKLMHHSAKKHGKAVLMITHDPDELSRYADRNIHLVRDQASPWRCFNVHDAELESEVGHV, encoded by the coding sequence ATGAGATACATCACAGTGGAGGATTTGTCCTTCTATTATGACAAGGAGCCGGTCCTAGAGCACATCCATTATCACTTGGATAGTGGAGAGTTTGTGACCTTGACGGGTGAAAATGGGGCTGCCAAGTCTACCTTGATCAAGGCGACCCTGGGGATTTTGAAACCAAAAATTGGTCAGGTGACTATTTCTGAAAAAAGCACCAAGGGGAAAAAGTTACGTATGGCTTATCTGCCGCAGCAGATTGCTAGCTTTAATGCTGGTTTTCCAAGTACTGTTTTAGAATTTGTTCGTTCTGGTCGATATCCAAGACAGGGGTGGTTTAGACGGTTGACGGCTCACGATGAGGAACATGTGAAGAAGAGTTTGGATTCGGTTGGTATGTGGGAGCATCGAGATAAGAAATTGGGGTCACTAAGTGGTGGACAGAAGCAACGGGCTGTCATTGCACGTATGTTTGCATCTGATCCGGATATTTTCATTCTGGATGAGCCGACGACTGGCATGGACAGTGGTACCAAGGATGCTTTTTATAAGTTAATGCACCATTCTGCTAAGAAGCATGGAAAGGCTGTTTTGATGATTACTCATGATCCTGATGAGTTGAGTCGGTATGCAGATCGCAATATTCATTTGGTTCGTGATCAGGCTTCTCCTTGGCGCTGTTTCAATGTTCATGATGCGGAATTAGAATCGGAGGTAGGCCATGTTTGA
- a CDS encoding HIT family protein, protein MTCIFCHQLKEEDILYQTEYFKVVWDIDPIQTGHLLIISKDHYDTLRQVPPTVRYELSDLEVFLTEKLCQTLAIDGVTIACNDHLFDAGTHFHVHLIPRFQEDGFWDQISLAQVQLDLHRFLKAL, encoded by the coding sequence ATGACCTGCATTTTTTGCCACCAGCTCAAAGAAGAAGATATTCTCTACCAGACGGAATATTTCAAGGTCGTCTGGGATATTGACCCAATTCAAACTGGCCATCTGCTGATTATCAGCAAAGATCACTATGACACGCTCCGTCAAGTCCCTCCTACTGTTCGCTATGAACTGTCGGACTTGGAAGTCTTTTTGACTGAAAAACTCTGTCAAACATTGGCGATTGACGGCGTGACCATAGCTTGCAACGACCACTTGTTTGACGCTGGTACCCATTTCCATGTCCACCTCATTCCACGCTTTCAAGAAGATGGCTTCTGGGATCAGATTTCCCTTGCACAAGTGCAACTGGACCTGCATAGATTTCTCAAAGCATTATAA
- the tyrS gene encoding tyrosine--tRNA ligase, whose product MNIFEELKARGLVFQTTDEEALVKALTEGQVSYYTGYDPTADSLHLGHLVAILTSRRLQLAGHKPYALVGGATGLIGDPSFKDAERSLQTKDTVDGWVTKIQGQLSRFLDFENGDNKAEMVNNYDWFSDISFIDFLRDVGKYYTVNYMMSKDSVKKRIETGISYTEFAYQIMQGYDFYELNDKHNVTLQIGGSDQWGNMTAGTELLRRKADKSGHVMTVPLITDSTGKKFGKSEGNAVWLDADKTSPYEMYQFWLNVMDDDAVRFLKIFTFLSLDEIAEIEKQFDAARHERLAQKILAKEVVTLVHGEEAYNQALNITEQLFAGNIKNLSAKELKQGLSNVPNYAVQAEDNLNIVELLVTSGIVTSKRQAREDVQNGAIYVNGERVQNLEYSLSDSDKIDGELTVIRRGKKKYSVLTY is encoded by the coding sequence ATGAATATTTTTGAAGAACTAAAAGCTCGTGGCTTGGTCTTTCAAACGACAGACGAAGAAGCCTTGGTAAAAGCATTAACAGAAGGACAGGTTTCTTATTACACAGGCTACGACCCAACAGCAGATAGTTTACACTTGGGGCACTTGGTTGCGATTTTAACAAGCCGTCGTTTGCAGTTGGCAGGTCACAAGCCTTACGCCCTCGTTGGCGGTGCAACTGGTCTGATTGGCGACCCTTCCTTCAAGGATGCGGAGCGGAGCTTGCAAACAAAGGACACCGTGGACGGTTGGGTGACAAAAATCCAAGGTCAACTCTCTCGCTTCTTGGATTTTGAAAATGGGGATAACAAGGCCGAAATGGTCAACAACTACGACTGGTTCTCAGACATTAGCTTTATCGACTTCCTTCGTGATGTTGGTAAATACTACACGGTCAACTACATGATGAGCAAAGACTCCGTGAAAAAACGGATTGAAACAGGGATTTCCTACACCGAGTTTGCCTACCAAATCATGCAGGGCTATGACTTCTACGAGCTCAATGACAAGCACAATGTGACCCTACAAATCGGTGGTTCTGACCAGTGGGGCAATATGACAGCGGGTACCGAGTTGCTTCGCCGCAAGGCTGACAAGTCTGGTCACGTTATGACTGTACCACTTATCACCGACTCAACAGGTAAGAAATTTGGTAAGTCTGAAGGCAACGCTGTTTGGTTGGATGCCGACAAGACTTCTCCGTATGAAATGTACCAATTCTGGCTCAATGTCATGGACGACGATGCTGTCCGTTTCTTGAAAATCTTTACTTTCTTGTCATTAGATGAGATCGCTGAAATCGAGAAACAATTTGACGCTGCCCGTCATGAACGCCTAGCTCAGAAGATTTTGGCTAAGGAAGTCGTGACATTGGTCCACGGTGAAGAGGCTTATAACCAAGCCCTTAACATTACTGAACAATTGTTCGCTGGCAATATCAAAAACCTGTCCGCAAAAGAACTCAAGCAGGGCCTCAGCAACGTTCCAAACTACGCTGTACAGGCTGAAGACAACCTTAACATCGTTGAACTTCTAGTTACCTCTGGTATTGTCACTTCAAAACGCCAAGCTCGTGAGGATGTCCAAAATGGTGCCATTTATGTCAACGGCGAGCGTGTGCAGAACTTGGAGTATAGCCTTTCTGACAGCGATAAAATTGACGGCGAGTTGACCGTTATCCGCCGCGGGAAGAAAAAATATTCTGTGTTGACGTATTAA
- the tkt gene encoding transketolase: MSNLSVNAIRFLGIDAIEKSKSGHPGIVMGAAPMAYSLFTKELRVNPAQPNWINRDRFILSAGHGSMLLYGLLHLSGFEDVTIDEIKSFRQWGSKTPGHPEFGHTTGVDATTGPLGQGISTATGFAQAERYLAAKYNRDGFPIFDHYTYVICGDGDLMEGVSAEAASYAGLQKLEKLIVLYDSNDINLDGETKDAFTENVRARYDAYGWHTDLVTDGTDVDAIFAAIEKAKTAGKPSLIEIKTVIGYGSPNKAGSNAAHGAPLGPDEAEATRKALDWNYAPFEIPEEVYADFKENVADRGAAAYDAWVKLVEDYKAAYPELADEVTAILEGRELAELKPEDFPVYENGFSQATRNSSQDAINAAAAVLPNFFGGSADLAHSNMTVIKGEGLQDAANPLNRNIQFGVREFAMGTILNGMAAHGGLRVFGGTFFVFSDYVKAAVRLSALQGLPVTYVFTHDSVAVGEDGPTHEPIEHLAGLRAMPNLNVFRPADARETQAAWYLSLTSKSTPSALVLTRQNLTVEEGTDFDKVAKGAYVVYDTEGFDTILIASGSEVNLAVKAAKELAAAGTKVRVVSVPSTELFDAQDAAYKEEILPNAIRRRLAIEMGATQGWYKYVGLDGKVLGIDTFGASAPAQTVIDNYGFTVENVVKLVNEL, from the coding sequence ATGTCAAATCTTTCAGTCAATGCGATTCGTTTCCTTGGTATTGATGCCATTGAGAAATCGAAATCAGGTCACCCTGGCATCGTTATGGGTGCAGCCCCAATGGCTTACAGCCTCTTTACTAAGGAACTTCGTGTCAATCCAGCGCAACCAAACTGGATTAACCGTGACCGTTTCATCTTATCAGCTGGCCATGGCTCCATGCTTCTTTATGGCCTCCTTCATTTGTCAGGATTTGAAGATGTCACAATAGATGAAATCAAGAGTTTCCGTCAATGGGGGTCAAAAACACCTGGTCACCCAGAATTTGGTCATACAACAGGTGTCGATGCGACAACTGGTCCGCTTGGACAAGGTATTTCAACTGCAACAGGTTTTGCGCAGGCAGAGCGTTACTTGGCGGCTAAGTACAACCGCGACGGTTTCCCAATTTTTGACCACTATACCTATGTTATCTGTGGAGACGGCGACCTCATGGAAGGTGTTTCAGCTGAGGCAGCGTCATACGCAGGTCTTCAGAAGCTTGAAAAACTCATCGTTCTTTACGATTCAAACGATATTAACTTGGACGGAGAGACCAAGGATGCCTTTACGGAAAATGTCCGTGCTCGCTACGATGCCTACGGTTGGCATACAGACCTTGTGACCGATGGTACCGATGTAGATGCGATCTTTGCGGCCATTGAAAAAGCAAAAACAGCAGGCAAGCCATCTTTGATTGAAATCAAGACAGTGATTGGTTATGGTTCACCAAACAAGGCTGGTAGCAATGCGGCTCATGGTGCTCCACTTGGACCAGATGAAGCAGAAGCAACTCGCAAGGCCTTGGATTGGAACTATGCTCCATTTGAGATTCCAGAAGAAGTCTACGCTGACTTCAAAGAAAATGTGGCTGATCGTGGTGCAGCAGCTTACGACGCTTGGGTTAAATTGGTTGAAGACTACAAGGCTGCTTATCCAGAATTGGCAGATGAAGTGACAGCTATCTTGGAAGGCCGTGAATTGGCAGAGCTCAAGCCAGAAGACTTCCCAGTTTATGAAAATGGATTTTCACAAGCCACTCGTAACTCATCACAAGACGCTATCAACGCAGCAGCAGCTGTTTTGCCAAACTTCTTTGGTGGTTCAGCCGACTTGGCTCACTCAAACATGACCGTTATCAAGGGCGAAGGCTTGCAAGATGCTGCAAATCCGCTCAATCGCAACATCCAATTTGGTGTGCGTGAATTTGCGATGGGTACGATCTTGAACGGTATGGCAGCTCATGGTGGACTTCGTGTCTTTGGTGGTACATTCTTTGTATTCTCAGACTACGTCAAGGCGGCGGTACGCTTGTCAGCTCTGCAAGGATTGCCAGTGACCTACGTCTTTACCCACGACTCAGTCGCAGTTGGTGAAGATGGACCAACCCACGAACCAATCGAGCATTTGGCTGGTCTTCGTGCAATGCCAAACCTCAACGTTTTCCGTCCAGCAGATGCGCGTGAAACACAAGCTGCTTGGTACTTGTCATTGACAAGCAAGTCTACACCATCAGCCCTTGTCCTCACTCGTCAAAACTTGACAGTGGAAGAAGGAACAGACTTTGATAAGGTTGCCAAAGGTGCCTATGTTGTCTACGATACAGAAGGCTTTGACACTATTTTGATTGCATCAGGTTCTGAAGTTAACTTGGCAGTCAAGGCAGCCAAGGAATTGGCGGCAGCTGGTACAAAAGTCCGTGTCGTGTCAGTACCTTCGACAGAGCTCTTCGATGCTCAAGACGCAGCTTACAAGGAAGAAATCCTTCCAAACGCTATTCGCCGTCGTTTGGCTATCGAAATGGGTGCTACTCAGGGCTGGTACAAGTATGTCGGCCTTGACGGTAAGGTGCTTGGTATCGATACGTTTGGTGCATCCGCTCCAGCTCAAACCGTTATCGACAACTACGGCTTCACCGTTGAAAACGTCGTGAAATTGGTTAATGAGTTGTAA
- a CDS encoding heavy-metal-associated domain-containing protein, which translates to MKQTLKLKNLSCQNCVKHVTNHLLDLGGVVEVKIQLDQQLAEVETSVAYDLEAYQEVLDDTIYEVEELI; encoded by the coding sequence ATGAAGCAAACTTTGAAATTGAAAAATTTATCTTGTCAAAATTGTGTCAAACACGTGACCAATCATCTCTTAGATTTGGGCGGAGTGGTAGAAGTGAAAATCCAGCTGGATCAGCAGTTGGCGGAAGTGGAAACTTCAGTGGCCTACGATTTGGAGGCCTACCAAGAGGTGTTGGATGATACCATCTATGAAGTGGAAGAGTTGATATAA
- a CDS encoding CopY/TcrY family copper transport repressor, whose amino-acid sequence MEQTISAAEWQVMRVLWAYPGATSQEIIQALQEGFDWQATTIKTLLGRLRKKNYLRMDKETSKYHYYPRISEEEHLQGQVELLLATICSTKQGRLVEKLLDTGIFSQKSLENLASKISQLQKTAPEQIACQCLAGQCTCGHHAKGD is encoded by the coding sequence GTGGAGCAGACAATTTCTGCTGCGGAGTGGCAGGTCATGCGGGTTCTGTGGGCCTATCCTGGTGCGACTTCCCAGGAAATTATTCAGGCCTTGCAGGAAGGCTTTGATTGGCAGGCGACGACCATTAAGACACTCTTGGGGCGGCTGCGGAAGAAAAACTATCTGAGAATGGATAAGGAAACCAGCAAGTACCACTATTATCCGCGAATCAGTGAAGAAGAACATTTGCAGGGGCAGGTGGAGCTCTTACTAGCTACCATCTGTTCCACAAAACAGGGGAGACTGGTTGAAAAACTGCTAGACACAGGGATATTTTCCCAAAAAAGCCTAGAAAATCTAGCTAGCAAAATTTCTCAGCTACAAAAGACTGCACCTGAGCAAATCGCTTGTCAGTGCTTGGCGGGACAATGTACCTGTGGTCATCATGCAAAAGGAGATTGA
- a CDS encoding zinc-dependent MarR family transcriptional regulator, with protein sequence MNPIALEIEKCLHEIVLSSENQLEILVGNCQSSVKLTNTQEHILMLIEKNAYTNTEIAKQLNISQAAVTKATKSLVAQGLLEAVRDSKDGRVVRFSLTDLARPIAAEHAHHHAHTLEAYEDLLKGYTADEQELIGQFMQDLVEKIKK encoded by the coding sequence ATGAATCCGATTGCGTTAGAAATTGAAAAATGTTTGCATGAGATTGTCCTGAGTTCGGAAAATCAACTGGAGATTCTAGTTGGTAATTGCCAGAGCTCGGTCAAGTTGACCAATACCCAGGAGCATATCCTCATGTTGATTGAAAAGAATGCTTATACCAATACTGAGATTGCTAAGCAGCTCAATATCAGTCAGGCTGCAGTGACCAAGGCCACCAAGTCTTTGGTTGCGCAAGGTCTCTTGGAGGCAGTGCGGGATAGTAAGGATGGCCGTGTTGTTCGCTTTAGTTTAACGGACCTGGCTCGTCCCATTGCGGCGGAGCATGCCCACCATCATGCCCACACATTAGAGGCTTACGAGGACTTACTAAAGGGTTACACGGCTGATGAGCAAGAATTGATTGGTCAATTTATGCAGGATTTAGTGGAGAAGATTAAAAAATAA
- a CDS encoding metal ABC transporter permease, protein MFDLSIFQYDFMQRAFLAIIAMSLFSPILGVFLILRRQSLMSDTLSHVSLAGVAFGLVLGISPTVSTLLVVVVAAVFLEYLRTIYKNFMEIGTAILMSTGLAISLIVMNKSGGKSSLSLDQYLFGSIVTISQEQVWALFGIAVAVILLTLLFLRPMYILTFDEDTAFVDGLPIRAMSIAFNVVTGVAIALMIPAAGALLVSTIMVLPAAIALRLGKNFKSVIVIGMSIGFFGMVTGLLTSYYAETPASASITLIFISIFLLVNLVAKFKK, encoded by the coding sequence ATGTTTGATCTGTCTATTTTCCAGTATGATTTCATGCAGCGGGCTTTTTTGGCAATTATTGCCATGAGTTTGTTTTCACCAATCCTGGGTGTTTTTCTCATTCTCAGAAGACAGAGTTTGATGTCAGATACCCTTAGTCACGTTTCCTTAGCAGGTGTGGCGTTTGGTTTGGTTTTGGGGATTTCTCCGACTGTGTCAACATTACTTGTTGTGGTTGTGGCAGCAGTCTTTCTTGAGTACTTGCGGACGATTTACAAGAACTTTATGGAAATCGGTACGGCAATCTTGATGTCAACAGGTCTGGCTATTTCCCTTATTGTCATGAATAAGTCTGGCGGCAAGTCGAGTTTGAGTTTAGATCAATATCTATTTGGATCGATTGTCACTATTAGCCAGGAACAGGTCTGGGCTTTGTTTGGCATTGCAGTTGCGGTTATCTTGTTGACCCTTCTCTTCCTACGTCCTATGTATATCTTGACCTTTGATGAGGATACAGCTTTTGTGGACGGTTTACCAATACGTGCCATGTCTATTGCCTTTAATGTGGTGACAGGTGTCGCCATTGCCCTGATGATTCCTGCGGCTGGTGCCCTCTTGGTATCGACCATCATGGTCTTGCCTGCAGCCATTGCGCTTCGTCTAGGGAAAAATTTTAAGTCGGTGATTGTAATCGGAATGTCGATTGGTTTCTTTGGAATGGTCACTGGTTTGTTGACATCTTACTATGCTGAAACACCTGCAAGTGCCAGCATTACCTTGATTTTTATTAGTATTTTCTTATTGGTGAATCTAGTAGCCAAGTTTAAAAAATAG
- a CDS encoding ZinT/AdcA family metal-binding protein → MKKLALLGLGLSFFALSACGNSTASQNDELNIVTTFYPVYEFTKQVVGEEGTVDLLIEAGTEVHDFEPSAKDIAVIQEADTFVYENENMETWVPDVLNTIDTDEVSFIKATEGMLLLPGSEEEEHDHAEGEEHNHAYDPHVWLSPERSITLVETIRDGLIAQYPEKKAVFEENAAAYIEKLEALHSQYTETLSAAKQKYFVTQHTAFAYLALDYGLHQVSITGVSADQEPTATRLAELAEYIKTYGIKYIYFEENASSAVAETLAKETGVELDVLDTLESVTTEAMDSGEDYISIMEANLAALEKTTSQAGVEILPEEGAETAQTVYNGYFEDAAVKDRTLSDYAGEWQSVYPYLLDGTLDQVWDYKAKIKGDMTAEEYKAYYDTGYKTDVDQINITDNTMEFVVGDKSYKYTYKYVGYEILTYKKGNRGVRFLFEATAPNAGDYKYVQFSDHNIAPVKTGHFHIYFGGESQEKLLEELENWPTYYPVGLTGLEIGQEMLAH, encoded by the coding sequence ATGAAAAAATTAGCTCTTTTAGGTTTGGGATTATCGTTCTTCGCCTTGTCTGCCTGTGGTAATAGCACAGCTTCTCAAAATGATGAGTTGAACATCGTGACCACCTTTTATCCTGTCTATGAGTTTACCAAACAGGTTGTGGGTGAGGAAGGAACCGTTGACCTTTTGATTGAAGCGGGTACAGAAGTTCATGACTTTGAGCCGTCTGCCAAGGACATTGCCGTTATTCAAGAAGCGGATACCTTTGTCTATGAAAATGAAAACATGGAAACCTGGGTTCCAGATGTACTGAATACTATTGATACAGATGAGGTTAGTTTCATAAAGGCGACGGAGGGAATGTTGCTCTTGCCTGGTAGCGAGGAAGAAGAACATGACCATGCTGAAGGGGAAGAACATAACCATGCATATGACCCACACGTTTGGTTGTCGCCGGAACGTTCCATTACCTTGGTAGAAACCATTCGGGATGGTTTGATTGCCCAGTATCCTGAGAAAAAAGCTGTTTTTGAAGAAAATGCAGCAGCCTATATTGAAAAGCTAGAAGCTCTGCATTCTCAATACACAGAAACCTTGTCAGCTGCTAAGCAAAAATATTTTGTCACCCAGCATACTGCCTTTGCTTATTTGGCTTTGGATTATGGTTTGCACCAAGTATCCATCACCGGTGTCTCTGCAGACCAAGAGCCTACGGCAACTCGCTTGGCAGAATTGGCTGAATACATCAAGACCTACGGTATCAAGTATATCTATTTTGAAGAAAATGCTTCTTCAGCAGTAGCTGAGACCTTGGCAAAAGAAACTGGCGTGGAACTGGACGTTTTGGATACGCTTGAGAGTGTAACGACAGAAGCTATGGATAGTGGTGAGGATTACATTTCCATCATGGAAGCCAACCTAGCAGCTTTGGAAAAAACAACCAGTCAAGCAGGAGTGGAAATCTTGCCAGAAGAGGGTGCTGAGACGGCTCAGACGGTTTACAATGGCTACTTTGAAGATGCTGCTGTTAAAGATCGCACTTTGTCAGATTATGCCGGGGAGTGGCAGTCTGTTTACCCATATTTGCTCGATGGGACGCTTGATCAAGTTTGGGATTACAAGGCGAAAATTAAAGGTGATATGACAGCTGAAGAGTATAAGGCATACTACGACACAGGTTACAAGACAGACGTTGATCAAATCAACATTACAGATAATACCATGGAGTTTGTAGTGGGAGACAAGTCTTACAAGTATACCTATAAGTACGTGGGTTATGAAATTTTGACTTACAAAAAAGGTAACCGTGGTGTTCGTTTCTTATTTGAAGCAACGGCTCCAAATGCTGGTGATTACAAGTATGTGCAATTCAGTGACCACAATATCGCACCTGTTAAGACAGGACACTTCCATATCTATTTTGGTGGAGAGAGCCAAGAAAAACTCTTGGAAGAATTGGAAAACTGGCCGACCTACTATCCAGTTGGTTTGACTGGTTTGGAAATCGGTCAGGAAATGCTGGCTCACTAA